In Osmia bicornis bicornis chromosome 10, iOsmBic2.1, whole genome shotgun sequence, one genomic interval encodes:
- the LOC114879661 gene encoding centrosomal protein of 162 kDa-like isoform X1 gives MSSNPKKSPRYEDLISKSEDDTLGTSISLSVDENSIRIKERPKVSKKSEPDEKNDNDQKEEQWWLKKPDTCLDVPNVPVEAKTKQSPSISPDVSSSMKEFLEKEKMCKAMHKSELEMKDRDDTLCDILASAAFDKYPSDFENATDEDIGSILEEMSKIAGALSPNSAADRRKSRTCVKNSTEEEKSVEELLEEAEKLVRKNSSSLSKSGSKSDTLVPENIAEDVESLGRVRQLEADIFQLIEEEVHKETEKIRRSPRKETKSDDSPGFDVLYENVNCLKAPKTLELQRRRFEEQKVEVSSSSDLDDPIERHSKSEEAINSIRKIELSDKDNLQKEITDVDKDFFEDLLRKSKERAEGGGMSGSSSFGQEDFSHFLKLLQGQSDKKGEEEEEEEEEEEEEESNPIHDPLLKSSDEQVSVLEKVSKSINEKSPEFPEKEISDILEKELPKTSETDGNSSDQDRKRSVSVSSGKSKTESKHTTNNIKYQTSPKDRVIVSKDSKKTGTSKEELYTVGLTPRLELFADAIPKLLAEKSVECGGGTHQSKQVSEDVKTTNTEIKSSGIATTTRRLLSHPVNASSSSKGQKKEIKFSKSKSYDQICKTTTPFRTSVENLKVAKSSDTVKNPATSNLTCSRSSTVKPIVTRLPSKTRVLPKAKPKAKVKSKSKPKKDLIKTVGFTSSLSSTYKGYQIKSPDNHVKRSMAGGGGGGDTKHNSVTPNWENLCREERHKNVLLKQQLEAEVKLYKNQIDSMRVSFEEELFALKKQNIILKARLDELLLNDKRVIDTFQPKKDTKIVLLEKELEKQEKLIRAYETENKKLMQDTKRMQEEMKQLQKQKNTAPLESGNKMQELADKVKDLEEERLKVNLEISEVREKNADYALKNEDLIQQNSLLNDELEMFKEQLRTKNDFITDRLQAITNVELELKKQLEDLTIKLSSKTEQLRIVKQQFDKIQQNVLPLEKELLELRVKEGNLEEKLQVAKSHVEREKQLTQKLKDQVILDSKKIIDLNRQIREMERILKRKNPDSVSALILTANSEQEKVGAEKLKLLEDRISSLENEIKAKDQLAQQKVIEFQKKFSDMKEKYCSQIIELEEKLLEADIKNRKIYNDMFTQTISKPVESRAVETIRKEERAGSFEKEDNKKDQKSANVNKVVNLKSQNLKDDAYLMATIRGLKFELANKDKALSKLGKELQELQKTNRKLQKEREKLLNDRRSVKSSTDFERTVSNRAMVSSADSKLHTLKCSEGNDQNSNTCYQNGHVSDSNSQRRMSCSSSVQKLLYDPMRYTENLGDSNNLVKRLTDENDILKEELNKMNKDFMALKNKRLHDLNLLQEEHEREMASLLKEYSVKFGDSKVVKLQSQINTQLAVISHLKQQIEKLKDSKEQVVVLKAERDHLENRVKTLNEKVKYLSTPSTEQLQLLQDKITILQQRHESREMTLQSLVRDLLRNRTQCKDCKNEKGKNRQLCYFRQELDHILGMLQEIANVH, from the exons ATGTCTTCAAATCCAAAAAAGTCTCCTCGTTACGAGGAT TTGATCTCAAAGTCCGAAGACGATACTTTGGGTACATCGATTAGTCTTAGCGTGGATGAAAATTCCATTAGAATAAAAGAAAGGCCCAAAGTGTCGAAGAAATCTGAGCcggatgaaaagaatgataACGATCAGAAGGAAGAACAATGGTGGTTGAAGAAGCCAGATACCTGCCTCGATGTTCCTAATGTTCCAGTAGAAGCAAAGACAAAACAGTCCCCGTCCATATCGCCGGATGTTAGTTCTTCTATGAAAGAATTTcttgagaaagaaaagatgtGTAAA GCTATGCATAAAAGCGAATTAGAGATGAAAGACAGAGACGATACTTTGTGCGATATCTTAGCTTCTGCAGCTTTTGACAAATACCCATCCGATTTTGAAA ATGCAACAGACGAAGATATAGGTAGCATCTTGGAAGAAATGAGTAAGATCGCTGGTGCTCTAAGCCCCAATTCAGCTGCAGATCGTAGAAAATCAAGGACTTGCGTTAAGAATTCCacggaagaagaaaaatctgtCGAAGAATTGTTAGAAGAAGCTGAAAAGCTTGTACGAAAAAATAGTAGTAGCTTGTCGAAAAGTGGATCAAAATCTGACACTTTAGTACCTGAAAATATCGCTGAGGATGTAGAAAGCCTCGGTAGGGTCAGGCAGCTGGAAGCTGACATTTTTCAGCTGATAGAAGAAGAAGTGCATAAGGAGACGGAAAAAATAAGAAGGAGTCCGAGAAAGGAAACAAAAAGCGACGATAGTCCTGGTTTCGATGTACTGTACGAAAATGTCAATTGTTTAAAGGCCCCGAAAACTTTGGAACTCCAAAGAAGAAGGTTCGAAGAACAGAAGGTGGAAGTGTCCAGTAGTTCAGATTTAGATGATCCGATTGAAAGGCATTCCAAGTCGGAAGAAGCAATAAATAGTATAAGAAAGATAGAATTATCGGATAAAGATAATTTACAGAAAGAAATAACTGATGTAGATAAAGATTTTTTTGAAGATTTGTTAAGAAAATCGAAAGAAAGGGCCGAGGGTGGTGGTATGTCGGGTAGCTCGAGTTTCGGGCAAGAAGATTTTTCgcattttttaaaacttttacAAGGGCAAAGCGataaaaaaggagaagaagaagaagaagaagaagaagaagaagaagaagaagaatcaaaTCCTATCCACGATCCTCTTTTAAAATCTTCGGACGAGCAAGTCTCCGTTTTGGAAAAAGTATCCAAAAGTATTAACGAGAAAAGTCCGGAATTTccagaaaaagaaatttccgATATATTAGAGAAAGAACTGCCTAAAACAAGTGAAACGGATGGCAATTCGAGCGACCAAGATCGTAAACGGTCTGTCAGTGTTAGTAGCGGTAAGAGCAAAACCGAATCGAAGCATACGACGAATAATATTAAGTATCAAACATCTCCGAAGGATCGTGTAATCGTGTCGAAGGATAGCAAGAAAACAGGTACGTCTAAGGAAGAACTTTACACGGTTGGGCTTACGCCGCGATTAGAATTGTTTGCGGATGCAATTCCAAAATTGTTAGCCGAAAAGTCGGTAGAATGCGGCGGGGGGACGCATCAGAGCAAACAAGTTTCCGAAGATGTGAAAACGACCAATACTGAGATTAAAAGCAGCGGTATCGCAACGACTACTCGACGACTACTATCGCATCCAGTTAACGCATCGTCGAGCAGTAAGGggcaaaaaaaagaaatcaaattttcaaagtcAAAAAGTTACGATCAGATCTGTAAGACAACAACACCGTTTCGAACGTCCGTAGAAAACTTAAAGGTAGCTAAATCTTCGGATACCGTGAAAAACCCTGCCACCAGTAATCTGACGTGCAGCAGATCAAGTACTGTTAAGCCTATCGTAACGAGGCTTCCTTCCAAGACCAGGGTACTTCCAAAAGCAAAACCAAAAGCAAAAGTAAAATCAAAATCGAAACCAAAGAAAGATCTGATCAAGACTGTTGGTTTTACTTCCTCTTTGTCTTCCACGTATAAAGGGTAccaaataaagtcgccagataATCATGTAAAGCGGTCCATGgctggtggtggtggtggtggtgataCGAAACACAATTCGGTGACACCGAACTGGGAGAACTTGTGTCGCGAGGAGAGACACAAGAATGTTCTTTTGAAACAGCAGCTAGAGGCTGAAGtgaaattgtacaaaaatcaAATAGACAGTATGCGTGTATCTTTTGAGGAAGAATTGTTCGCATTGAAAAAGCAAAATATCATTCTAAAGGCAAGGCTCGACGAACTCTTGTTGAATGATAAACGCGTGATAGACACTTTTCAACCGAAGAAGGACACTAAAATCGTGCTTTTAGAGAAAGAATTGGAGAAACAAGAGAAATTGATTCGCGCATACGAAACGGAGAACAAGAAATTGATGCAAGACACTAAACGCATGCAAGAAGAGATGAAGCAGTTgcagaaacagaaaaatactGCACCGCTAGAGTCTGGTAATAAGATGCAAGAGCTTGCAGATAAAGTAAAGGATCTCGAGGAGGAGAGGCTGAAAGTGAATCTCGAAATTTCGGAGGTTCGAGAGAAGAACGCGGACTACGCGTTAAAGAACGAGGATTTAATCCAGCAGAATAGTTTACTGAACGACGAGTTGGAGATGTTCAAGGAACAACTGAGGACGAAGAACGATTTCATCACGGACCGATTGCAAGCAATAACCAACGTCGAGTTGGAACTGAAGAAACAGCTGGAGGATTTGACGATCAAGCTCAGCTCCAAGACCGAACAGTTACGAATCGTGAAACAGCAGTTTGATAAGATTCAGCAAAACGTACTGCCATTGGAGAAGGAGCTGCTAGAATTGCGAGTGAAAGAAGGGAATCTTGAAGAGAAGCTACAGGTAGCCAAAAGTCACGTGGAACGTGAGAAGCAGTTGACGCAAAAATTGAAGGACCAGGTGATCCTTGACAGCAAAAAGATCATCGATTTGAACAGACAGATACGTGAAATGGAAAGGATATTGAAGAGAAAGAATCCCGATTCTGTGTCTGCTCTTATACTGACGGCTAATTCGGAGCAAGAGAAAGTTGGTGCTGAAAAATTGAAGCTATTAGAGGATAGAATTTCAAGTTTGGAAAATGAGATAAAAGCAAAGGATCAGTTGGCGCAGCAGAAGGTGATAGAGTTTCAAAAAAAGTTTTCTGACATGAAGGAGAAATACTGTTCGCAGATAATCGAATTAGAGGAGAAACTACTCGAGGCTGATATTAAGAATCGTAAAATTTACAACGACATGTTCACACAGACGATATCGAAACCTGTCGAGAGTAGGGCTGTAGAAACAATCAGGAAAGAAGAGAGAGCTGGCTCGTTCGAGAAGGAAGATAATAAAAAGGATCAAAAGTCAGCCAATGTTAATAAAGTAGTTAATCTAAAGTCTCAGAATCTGAAGGATGATGCATATCTTATGGCCACTATACGTGGACTGAAATTCGAACTGGCAAACAAAGATAAAGCATTGTCGAAACTTGGCAAAGAATTGCAGGAGCTACAAAAGACTAACAGAAAATTACAAAAGGAACGAGAGAAATTACTAAACGATAGGAGATCTGTTAAAAGCAGCACGGATTTTGAGAGGACGGTATCGAATCGAGCCATGGTATCCTCGGCTGATTCAAAGTTACACACTTTGAAATGTTCCGAAGGAAACGATCAGAACTCGAACACGTGTTATCAGAATGGACACGTGTCCGATTCGAATTCTCAACGACGAATGTCTTGTTCAAGCTCTGTTCAAAAGCTACTTTACGATCCCATGCGATACACCGAAAATCTCGGAGACAGCAATAATCTCGTCAAGAGATTAACCGACGAGAATGATATTTTGAAAGAGGAATTAAATAAGATGAACAAGGACTTTATGGCTTTGAAAAATAAGCGATTGCATGACTTGAATCTGTTGCAAGAGGAACACGAACGCGAAATGGCTAGCTTGCTGAAAGAATACAGCGTAAAGTTTGGCGATTCTAAAGTGGTAAAGTTGCAG AGTCAGATAAACACGCAGTTGGCTGTGATATCACATTTGAAGCAAcagattgaaaaattgaaagactCTAAGGAACAGGTGGTAGTTCTGAAGGCAGAACGGGATCATTTGGAGAATAGGGTCAAGACGTTGAATGAAAAAGTCAAGTATTTATCAACGCCG AGCACGGAGCAGTTGCAGTTGCTGCAGGATAAAATAACGATTCTTCAGCAACGACACGAGAGTCGTGAGATGACTTTGCAGAGCCTGGTGCGTGATTTACTTCGCAATCGTACCCAATGTAAGGACTGTAAGAACGAGAAGGGTAAAAATCGACAATTATGTTATTTTCGACAAGAGTTGGATCATATTCTTGGGATGCTTCAGGAAATTGCCAATGTTCATTGA
- the LOC114879661 gene encoding centrosomal protein of 162 kDa-like isoform X2, with protein MSSNPKKSPRYEDLISKSEDDTLGTSISLSVDENSIRIKERPKVSKKSEPDEKNDNDQKEEQWWLKKPDTCLDVPNVPVEAKTKQSPSISPDVSSSMKEFLEKEKMCKAMHKSELEMKDRDDTLCDILASAAFDKYPSDFENATDEDIGSILEEMSKIAGALSPNSAADRRKSRTCVKNSTEEEKSVEELLEEAEKLVRKNSSSLSKSGSKSDTLVPENIAEDVESLGRVRQLEADIFQLIEEEVHKETEKIRRSPRKETKSDDSPGFDVLYENVNCLKAPKTLELQRRRFEEQKVEVSSSSDLDDPIERHSKSEEAINSIRKIELSDKDNLQKEITDVDKDFFEDLLRKSKERAEGGGMSGSSSFGQEDFSHFLKLLQGQSDKKGEEEEEEEEEEEEEESNPIHDPLLKSSDEQVSVLEKVSKSINEKSPEFPEKEISDILEKELPKTSETDGNSSDQDRKRSVSVSSGKSKTESKHTTNNIKYQTSPKDRVIVSKDSKKTGTSKEELYTVGLTPRLELFADAIPKLLAEKSVECGGGTHQSKQVSEDVKTTNTEIKSSGIATTTRRLLSHPVNASSSSKGQKKEIKFSKSKSYDQICKTTTPFRTSVENLKVAKSSDTVKNPATSNLTCSRSSTVKPIVTRLPSKTRVLPKAKPKAKVKSKSKPKKDLIKTVGFTSSLSSTYKGYQIKSPDNHVKRSMAGGGGGGDTKHNSVTPNWENLCREERHKNVLLKQQLEAEVKLYKNQIDSMRVSFEEELFALKKQNIILKARLDELLLNDKRVIDTFQPKKDTKIVLLEKELEKQEKLIRAYETENKKLMQDTKRMQEEMKQLQKQKNTAPLESGNKMQELADKVKDLEEERLKVNLEISEVREKNADYALKNEDLIQQNSLLNDELEMFKEQLRTKNDFITDRLQAITNVELELKKQLEDLTIKLSSKTEQLRIVKQQFDKIQQNVLPLEKELLELRVKEGNLEEKLQVAKSHVEREKQLTQKLKDQVILDSKKIIDLNRQIREMERILKRKNPDSVSALILTANSEQEKVGAEKLKLLEDRISSLENEIKAKDQLAQQKVIEFQKKFSDMKEKYCSQIIELEEKLLEADIKNRKIYNDMFTQTISKPVESRAVETIRKEERAGSFEKEDNKKDQKSANVNKVVNLKSQNLKDDAYLMATIRGLKFELANKDKALSKLGKELQELQKTNRKLQKEREKLLNDRRSVKSSTDFERTVSNRAMVSSADSKLHTLKCSEGNDQNSNTCYQNGHVSDSNSQRRMSCSSSVQKLLYDPMRYTENLGDSNNLVKRLTDENDILKEELNKMNKDFMALKNKRLHDLNLLQEEHEREMASLLKEYSVKFGDSKVVKLQSQINTQLAVISHLKQQIEKLKDSKEQVVVLKAERDHLENRVKTLNEKVKYLSTPSTEQLQLLQDKITILQQRHESREMTLQSLVRDLLRNRTQ; from the exons ATGTCTTCAAATCCAAAAAAGTCTCCTCGTTACGAGGAT TTGATCTCAAAGTCCGAAGACGATACTTTGGGTACATCGATTAGTCTTAGCGTGGATGAAAATTCCATTAGAATAAAAGAAAGGCCCAAAGTGTCGAAGAAATCTGAGCcggatgaaaagaatgataACGATCAGAAGGAAGAACAATGGTGGTTGAAGAAGCCAGATACCTGCCTCGATGTTCCTAATGTTCCAGTAGAAGCAAAGACAAAACAGTCCCCGTCCATATCGCCGGATGTTAGTTCTTCTATGAAAGAATTTcttgagaaagaaaagatgtGTAAA GCTATGCATAAAAGCGAATTAGAGATGAAAGACAGAGACGATACTTTGTGCGATATCTTAGCTTCTGCAGCTTTTGACAAATACCCATCCGATTTTGAAA ATGCAACAGACGAAGATATAGGTAGCATCTTGGAAGAAATGAGTAAGATCGCTGGTGCTCTAAGCCCCAATTCAGCTGCAGATCGTAGAAAATCAAGGACTTGCGTTAAGAATTCCacggaagaagaaaaatctgtCGAAGAATTGTTAGAAGAAGCTGAAAAGCTTGTACGAAAAAATAGTAGTAGCTTGTCGAAAAGTGGATCAAAATCTGACACTTTAGTACCTGAAAATATCGCTGAGGATGTAGAAAGCCTCGGTAGGGTCAGGCAGCTGGAAGCTGACATTTTTCAGCTGATAGAAGAAGAAGTGCATAAGGAGACGGAAAAAATAAGAAGGAGTCCGAGAAAGGAAACAAAAAGCGACGATAGTCCTGGTTTCGATGTACTGTACGAAAATGTCAATTGTTTAAAGGCCCCGAAAACTTTGGAACTCCAAAGAAGAAGGTTCGAAGAACAGAAGGTGGAAGTGTCCAGTAGTTCAGATTTAGATGATCCGATTGAAAGGCATTCCAAGTCGGAAGAAGCAATAAATAGTATAAGAAAGATAGAATTATCGGATAAAGATAATTTACAGAAAGAAATAACTGATGTAGATAAAGATTTTTTTGAAGATTTGTTAAGAAAATCGAAAGAAAGGGCCGAGGGTGGTGGTATGTCGGGTAGCTCGAGTTTCGGGCAAGAAGATTTTTCgcattttttaaaacttttacAAGGGCAAAGCGataaaaaaggagaagaagaagaagaagaagaagaagaagaagaagaagaagaatcaaaTCCTATCCACGATCCTCTTTTAAAATCTTCGGACGAGCAAGTCTCCGTTTTGGAAAAAGTATCCAAAAGTATTAACGAGAAAAGTCCGGAATTTccagaaaaagaaatttccgATATATTAGAGAAAGAACTGCCTAAAACAAGTGAAACGGATGGCAATTCGAGCGACCAAGATCGTAAACGGTCTGTCAGTGTTAGTAGCGGTAAGAGCAAAACCGAATCGAAGCATACGACGAATAATATTAAGTATCAAACATCTCCGAAGGATCGTGTAATCGTGTCGAAGGATAGCAAGAAAACAGGTACGTCTAAGGAAGAACTTTACACGGTTGGGCTTACGCCGCGATTAGAATTGTTTGCGGATGCAATTCCAAAATTGTTAGCCGAAAAGTCGGTAGAATGCGGCGGGGGGACGCATCAGAGCAAACAAGTTTCCGAAGATGTGAAAACGACCAATACTGAGATTAAAAGCAGCGGTATCGCAACGACTACTCGACGACTACTATCGCATCCAGTTAACGCATCGTCGAGCAGTAAGGggcaaaaaaaagaaatcaaattttcaaagtcAAAAAGTTACGATCAGATCTGTAAGACAACAACACCGTTTCGAACGTCCGTAGAAAACTTAAAGGTAGCTAAATCTTCGGATACCGTGAAAAACCCTGCCACCAGTAATCTGACGTGCAGCAGATCAAGTACTGTTAAGCCTATCGTAACGAGGCTTCCTTCCAAGACCAGGGTACTTCCAAAAGCAAAACCAAAAGCAAAAGTAAAATCAAAATCGAAACCAAAGAAAGATCTGATCAAGACTGTTGGTTTTACTTCCTCTTTGTCTTCCACGTATAAAGGGTAccaaataaagtcgccagataATCATGTAAAGCGGTCCATGgctggtggtggtggtggtggtgataCGAAACACAATTCGGTGACACCGAACTGGGAGAACTTGTGTCGCGAGGAGAGACACAAGAATGTTCTTTTGAAACAGCAGCTAGAGGCTGAAGtgaaattgtacaaaaatcaAATAGACAGTATGCGTGTATCTTTTGAGGAAGAATTGTTCGCATTGAAAAAGCAAAATATCATTCTAAAGGCAAGGCTCGACGAACTCTTGTTGAATGATAAACGCGTGATAGACACTTTTCAACCGAAGAAGGACACTAAAATCGTGCTTTTAGAGAAAGAATTGGAGAAACAAGAGAAATTGATTCGCGCATACGAAACGGAGAACAAGAAATTGATGCAAGACACTAAACGCATGCAAGAAGAGATGAAGCAGTTgcagaaacagaaaaatactGCACCGCTAGAGTCTGGTAATAAGATGCAAGAGCTTGCAGATAAAGTAAAGGATCTCGAGGAGGAGAGGCTGAAAGTGAATCTCGAAATTTCGGAGGTTCGAGAGAAGAACGCGGACTACGCGTTAAAGAACGAGGATTTAATCCAGCAGAATAGTTTACTGAACGACGAGTTGGAGATGTTCAAGGAACAACTGAGGACGAAGAACGATTTCATCACGGACCGATTGCAAGCAATAACCAACGTCGAGTTGGAACTGAAGAAACAGCTGGAGGATTTGACGATCAAGCTCAGCTCCAAGACCGAACAGTTACGAATCGTGAAACAGCAGTTTGATAAGATTCAGCAAAACGTACTGCCATTGGAGAAGGAGCTGCTAGAATTGCGAGTGAAAGAAGGGAATCTTGAAGAGAAGCTACAGGTAGCCAAAAGTCACGTGGAACGTGAGAAGCAGTTGACGCAAAAATTGAAGGACCAGGTGATCCTTGACAGCAAAAAGATCATCGATTTGAACAGACAGATACGTGAAATGGAAAGGATATTGAAGAGAAAGAATCCCGATTCTGTGTCTGCTCTTATACTGACGGCTAATTCGGAGCAAGAGAAAGTTGGTGCTGAAAAATTGAAGCTATTAGAGGATAGAATTTCAAGTTTGGAAAATGAGATAAAAGCAAAGGATCAGTTGGCGCAGCAGAAGGTGATAGAGTTTCAAAAAAAGTTTTCTGACATGAAGGAGAAATACTGTTCGCAGATAATCGAATTAGAGGAGAAACTACTCGAGGCTGATATTAAGAATCGTAAAATTTACAACGACATGTTCACACAGACGATATCGAAACCTGTCGAGAGTAGGGCTGTAGAAACAATCAGGAAAGAAGAGAGAGCTGGCTCGTTCGAGAAGGAAGATAATAAAAAGGATCAAAAGTCAGCCAATGTTAATAAAGTAGTTAATCTAAAGTCTCAGAATCTGAAGGATGATGCATATCTTATGGCCACTATACGTGGACTGAAATTCGAACTGGCAAACAAAGATAAAGCATTGTCGAAACTTGGCAAAGAATTGCAGGAGCTACAAAAGACTAACAGAAAATTACAAAAGGAACGAGAGAAATTACTAAACGATAGGAGATCTGTTAAAAGCAGCACGGATTTTGAGAGGACGGTATCGAATCGAGCCATGGTATCCTCGGCTGATTCAAAGTTACACACTTTGAAATGTTCCGAAGGAAACGATCAGAACTCGAACACGTGTTATCAGAATGGACACGTGTCCGATTCGAATTCTCAACGACGAATGTCTTGTTCAAGCTCTGTTCAAAAGCTACTTTACGATCCCATGCGATACACCGAAAATCTCGGAGACAGCAATAATCTCGTCAAGAGATTAACCGACGAGAATGATATTTTGAAAGAGGAATTAAATAAGATGAACAAGGACTTTATGGCTTTGAAAAATAAGCGATTGCATGACTTGAATCTGTTGCAAGAGGAACACGAACGCGAAATGGCTAGCTTGCTGAAAGAATACAGCGTAAAGTTTGGCGATTCTAAAGTGGTAAAGTTGCAG AGTCAGATAAACACGCAGTTGGCTGTGATATCACATTTGAAGCAAcagattgaaaaattgaaagactCTAAGGAACAGGTGGTAGTTCTGAAGGCAGAACGGGATCATTTGGAGAATAGGGTCAAGACGTTGAATGAAAAAGTCAAGTATTTATCAACGCCG AGCACGGAGCAGTTGCAGTTGCTGCAGGATAAAATAACGATTCTTCAGCAACGACACGAGAGTCGTGAGATGACTTTGCAGAGCCTGGTGCGTGATTTACTTCGCAATCGTACCCAAT GA